In Rubrivirga marina, the following are encoded in one genomic region:
- a CDS encoding S8 family serine peptidase: MTPRYSTASVLGRLRGLVFLFSLLFAGSASAQGGAVLGETLQDVLAEVGPLTPVEIVVTFDQQGPLSFVQRTALSALGGGGVFFESLPMAGIVALPAQIGQIAQLPGVASVWLNEELTYFNEGSRQITGVDRLRTDPSFRTSQGLPYSGQGVTVVVNDSGIDATHADLPMGSKVVANVQGATNLNAVSTLLPITYIEGTPNTDTNSGHGTHCAATVAGLGVRSAGQHAGVAPGADLVGYGSGAVIAILDGLGGFDYAITHQFSFQNPIRVITNSWGSDGEFAPESPIVQASYRAYQRGIVTLFAASNSGPGEDTHNIYAQAPWVLSIGAGDKIGGLASFSSRGKKGEGYDFQTFDGQTWTYKNDITVVGPGVDIISARAATNLGANGGDADVDAIPPAQLPFYTMISGTSMSTPHVAGIVALMLEADPTLGPLDVKRILQETATNMPGREAWEVGGGYVNAYAAVAAVLGRDVSSAGFVNNLRTFNANALTTPGSAFTVDLDFSPVGEREVHEFQVGSDVSLVKARAIVPSNTIAVVLESPTGKRYGSGITLPLLGEIAGTSGPGEPGTWKVYISGIGSVSGVGLDPLGVTNGTALPGTISVDVETVRTSGFSGLGDIAGHPAQAFIQNGVSRRVIDGRANGTFGPNAPLLRQELAQFLVMGAGVRQTIGSPVFTDAVATGLAPYARAVAASGAALKDRQGFAPGLVRLQNGQFNGTGTVNRADLAYSLVGALGLHGVASGYTGDVFVSYDGQRIKLSDSNAIPQSLRGYVQLALDAGLLNARFALTQGPFDLEPKLTASFSPGETVTRGAYAVAAVRLLDVYGPTDPAAQSTNGGTQSSGFGLPALATADDAGALALDGAAPNPTAGRARIAFSLAEAGLARLAVYDLLGREVAVLADGPLAEGAHEVSLDASALATGSYVYRLTAGDQSLVRQLTVVR; encoded by the coding sequence ATGACCCCTCGATATTCCACCGCGTCCGTGCTCGGGCGGCTCCGCGGCCTCGTCTTCCTTTTTTCCCTTCTGTTCGCCGGCTCGGCGAGCGCGCAGGGCGGCGCCGTTCTCGGCGAGACGCTCCAGGACGTGCTCGCCGAAGTCGGTCCCCTCACCCCGGTCGAGATCGTCGTGACCTTCGACCAGCAGGGCCCCCTCTCCTTCGTCCAGCGGACGGCGCTCTCAGCGCTCGGCGGCGGCGGCGTCTTCTTCGAGAGCCTTCCGATGGCGGGCATCGTCGCGCTCCCGGCCCAGATCGGTCAGATCGCCCAACTCCCCGGCGTCGCGTCGGTGTGGCTGAACGAGGAACTGACCTACTTCAACGAGGGCTCACGCCAGATCACCGGCGTCGACCGGCTCCGCACCGACCCCTCATTCCGGACGAGCCAGGGCCTCCCGTACTCGGGGCAGGGCGTGACCGTCGTCGTCAACGACTCGGGCATCGACGCGACCCACGCCGACCTGCCGATGGGGTCGAAGGTCGTCGCCAACGTCCAGGGCGCCACGAACCTCAACGCGGTCTCGACGCTCCTCCCGATCACATACATCGAGGGGACGCCCAACACCGACACGAACTCGGGCCACGGCACGCACTGTGCCGCGACCGTCGCCGGCCTCGGCGTGCGGAGCGCGGGCCAGCACGCGGGCGTCGCCCCGGGCGCCGACCTCGTCGGCTACGGCTCGGGCGCCGTCATCGCCATCCTCGACGGGCTCGGTGGCTTCGACTACGCGATCACCCACCAGTTCAGCTTCCAGAACCCGATCCGCGTCATCACCAACTCGTGGGGCTCCGACGGCGAGTTCGCCCCGGAGAGCCCGATCGTCCAGGCGAGCTACCGGGCCTACCAGCGCGGGATCGTCACGCTGTTCGCGGCCTCGAACAGCGGCCCGGGCGAGGACACGCACAACATCTACGCGCAGGCCCCCTGGGTCCTGTCGATCGGCGCCGGCGACAAGATCGGCGGCCTCGCCAGCTTCTCGAGCCGCGGCAAGAAGGGCGAGGGCTACGACTTCCAGACCTTCGACGGCCAGACCTGGACCTACAAGAACGACATCACGGTCGTCGGCCCCGGCGTCGACATCATCTCGGCACGCGCCGCGACGAACCTCGGCGCCAACGGCGGCGACGCCGACGTCGACGCGATCCCGCCGGCCCAGCTCCCGTTCTACACGATGATCTCGGGGACGTCGATGTCGACCCCGCACGTGGCCGGGATCGTGGCCCTGATGCTCGAGGCTGACCCGACGCTCGGGCCGCTCGACGTCAAGCGGATCCTCCAGGAGACCGCCACCAACATGCCCGGCCGGGAGGCCTGGGAGGTCGGCGGCGGCTACGTCAACGCCTACGCCGCCGTCGCGGCCGTCCTCGGGCGCGACGTGAGCTCGGCCGGGTTCGTCAACAACCTCCGGACGTTCAACGCCAACGCCCTCACGACGCCGGGCTCGGCCTTCACCGTCGATCTCGACTTCTCGCCGGTCGGCGAGCGCGAGGTCCACGAGTTCCAGGTCGGGTCGGACGTGTCGCTCGTCAAGGCCCGCGCCATCGTGCCCTCGAACACGATCGCCGTCGTCCTCGAGTCGCCGACCGGCAAGCGGTACGGCTCGGGCATCACGCTCCCGCTCCTCGGCGAGATCGCCGGGACCTCAGGCCCGGGCGAGCCGGGGACGTGGAAGGTCTACATCTCCGGCATCGGCTCGGTCTCGGGCGTCGGGCTCGACCCGCTCGGCGTGACGAACGGGACAGCGCTCCCGGGCACGATCTCGGTCGACGTCGAGACGGTCCGGACGAGCGGGTTCTCCGGCCTCGGTGACATCGCCGGGCACCCCGCACAGGCGTTCATCCAGAACGGTGTCTCGCGGCGCGTCATCGATGGCCGTGCGAACGGGACGTTCGGGCCGAACGCCCCGCTCCTCCGCCAGGAGCTCGCGCAGTTCCTTGTCATGGGAGCCGGCGTCCGCCAGACGATCGGGTCGCCGGTCTTCACCGACGCCGTCGCGACCGGGCTCGCGCCGTACGCCCGGGCCGTCGCCGCCAGCGGCGCCGCGCTGAAGGACCGGCAGGGCTTCGCGCCCGGCCTCGTCCGTCTCCAGAACGGCCAGTTCAACGGGACCGGGACGGTCAACCGCGCCGACCTCGCGTACTCGCTCGTGGGGGCCCTGGGGCTCCACGGCGTGGCATCTGGCTACACCGGCGACGTGTTCGTCTCCTACGACGGCCAGCGGATCAAGCTCTCCGACTCGAACGCGATCCCGCAGAGCCTCAGGGGTTACGTCCAGCTCGCGCTCGACGCCGGGCTCCTCAACGCCCGGTTCGCGCTCACGCAGGGGCCGTTTGACCTCGAGCCCAAGCTCACGGCCAGCTTCTCGCCGGGCGAAACCGTCACGCGCGGAGCCTACGCCGTCGCCGCCGTCCGCCTGCTCGACGTCTACGGCCCGACCGACCCGGCCGCGCAGTCGACGAACGGTGGGACGCAATCGTCGGGCTTCGGTCTCCCGGCCCTCGCCACGGCCGATGACGCCGGCGCCCTCGCCCTCGACGGCGCTGCGCCGAACCCGACCGCGGGCCGCGCCCGGATTGCGTTCTCGCTCGCTGAGGCCGGCCTGGCCCGCCTCGCCGTCTACGACCTGCTCGGCCGTGAGGTCGCCGTCCTCGCCGACGGCCCGCTCGCCGAGGGCGCCCACGAGGTGAGCCTCGACGCGTCGGCCCTCGCGACTGGCTCCTACGTGTACCGGCTCACGGCCGGTGACCAGTCGCTCGTCCGCCAGCTGACGGTGGTGAGGTAA
- a CDS encoding nuclear transport factor 2 family protein: MATLRDKVDDLNNRILQGDILGAFEDYYHDDVVMTDAGQEPRVGKDVNRTYEEAFVNGLTEFRGAEVKGVGVDEEAGKALVEWHFDFTHADYGDQKYDQVAVQTWEDGQVVDEKFYKLIV; the protein is encoded by the coding sequence ATGGCCACGCTCCGCGACAAGGTCGACGACCTCAACAACCGCATCCTCCAGGGCGACATCCTCGGCGCCTTCGAGGACTACTACCACGACGACGTCGTGATGACCGACGCCGGCCAAGAGCCGCGCGTCGGCAAGGACGTCAACCGGACCTACGAGGAGGCCTTCGTCAACGGCCTCACCGAGTTCCGCGGCGCCGAGGTCAAGGGCGTCGGCGTTGACGAGGAGGCCGGCAAGGCCCTCGTCGAGTGGCACTTCGACTTCACCCACGCCGACTATGGCGACCAGAAGTACGACCAGGTCGCCGTCCAGACCTGGGAGGACGGCCAGGTCGTCGACGAGAAGTTCTACAAGCTGATCGTCTGA
- a CDS encoding GNAT family N-acetyltransferase: protein MPAARRVPAAVVRPLRTEALRPTWTDRLATYDQDETVAVHVAAFRDGAAEPDGVGTVYAEAPPDANRDEIPEAAYADGASWRLRGMATSGAARGTGLGRAVLEECFAVVREGGGRFLWCNARLVAVPFYERLGMMAVGPEFDIPGIGPHFVMWREV, encoded by the coding sequence ATGCCCGCCGCCCGCCGCGTCCCCGCCGCCGTCGTCCGCCCGTTGCGGACCGAGGCCCTCCGCCCGACCTGGACCGACCGGCTGGCGACGTACGACCAGGACGAGACCGTGGCCGTCCACGTCGCCGCCTTCCGCGACGGCGCCGCCGAGCCCGACGGCGTCGGGACGGTCTACGCGGAGGCGCCGCCGGACGCGAACCGCGACGAGATCCCCGAGGCGGCCTACGCCGACGGCGCGAGTTGGCGCCTCCGCGGGATGGCGACGTCGGGCGCCGCGCGGGGGACCGGGCTCGGGCGCGCCGTGCTGGAGGAGTGCTTCGCCGTCGTCCGCGAGGGCGGCGGGCGGTTCCTGTGGTGCAACGCGCGCCTCGTGGCCGTCCCGTTCTACGAGCGCCTCGGGATGATGGCCGTCGGGCCCGAGTTCGACATCCCGGGCATCGGGCCCCATTTCGTGATGTGGCGAGAGGTGTGA
- a CDS encoding WD40/YVTN/BNR-like repeat-containing protein has product MRRVSAFALLALLASFADAQNVDPVVHLPNDVAPTPAAERLEAAAQRERLAEASPVAEVPFRSVGPTVMSGRVTAVEGRPGDPSTFYVAYASGGLWVTDNGGASFVPLFDHMPTITIGDLDVDWRDPEGDGPTLWVGTGEANSSRSSYAGTGVYLSRDGGATWEHVGLEETQHIGRVAVHPDDPQTVYVAATGHLYSPNPERGVYRTTDGGATWERTLFVDDDTGAIDLILDPTNSDRVYAATWTRSRRAWDFREGGPGSAIWASDDGGATWERLSVEGSGFPTGATVGRIGLDAHPSGVLYAVVDNQARRPDEPDDDEPAVTRDRLRTISRADFLELAEEDLNAFLDANNVPYSYTAESILEDVRDGRLDPADLIAFLEDANAQLFDTPVIGAEVYRSDDGGRSWTRTHEDTLDDLFYSYGYYFAIVRVDPADADRVYVLGVPLVASVDGGATWERADAEHVHVDHHDLWFDPERPGFALSGNDGGLNLTYDGGATWTKLNRPAVGQFYTVQVDDAEPYNVYGGLQDNGVWVGPSTYEPSPEWRAEGDYPYRRLFGGDGMQVQVDERDGTVYTGLQFGNYVRTTRDGGPIERTVPEHELGERPFRFNWQAPIWLSRHLPDVLYMGSDKVHRSLDRGETWEALSEDLTGGGRPGDVPYGTLTSLHESPFEFGLLAAGTDDGHVWVTEDGGRTWRDRSAGLPEDLWVSRVELSGHETRRLLVALNGYRWDHFDSYVYRSDDLGRTWERIGLDLPAEPVNVAKEDPHNPDVLYVGTDGGLYVSLDGGQSFSAFHGQRARLGTEVEEAGPFDEVEEGSRLPYVPVHDLVVQARERDLAVGTHGRSLWIADVGLVSRLTADVMARTLHVFPPDTLEHQSNWGERGYTWSDPSEPSVDVGYWTTAAGTARVRVLDADGGVVRQWDDAAEPGLNLMAYNLVSDEALEDDAEAGEDTGAFYLVPGTYTVEVSVGGATATAPLVVEPGPELRSRARKKMP; this is encoded by the coding sequence ATGCGCCGCGTTTCCGCTTTCGCCCTCCTCGCCCTGCTCGCGAGTTTCGCCGACGCCCAAAACGTCGATCCCGTCGTCCACCTCCCCAACGACGTCGCGCCGACGCCGGCGGCCGAGCGGCTGGAGGCGGCCGCTCAGCGCGAGCGGCTGGCCGAGGCGTCGCCCGTCGCCGAGGTCCCGTTCCGCTCCGTCGGCCCGACGGTCATGAGCGGGCGCGTGACCGCCGTCGAGGGGCGCCCCGGCGACCCGTCCACGTTCTACGTCGCCTACGCCTCGGGCGGGCTGTGGGTCACGGACAACGGCGGCGCCAGCTTCGTCCCGCTCTTCGACCACATGCCGACGATCACGATCGGCGACCTCGACGTGGACTGGCGCGACCCCGAGGGCGACGGACCGACGCTGTGGGTGGGCACCGGCGAGGCCAACTCGTCGCGGTCGTCGTACGCCGGGACGGGCGTCTACCTCAGCCGCGACGGCGGCGCGACCTGGGAGCACGTCGGGCTCGAAGAGACCCAGCACATCGGCCGCGTCGCGGTCCACCCCGACGACCCGCAGACGGTCTACGTCGCGGCCACTGGCCACCTCTACTCGCCGAACCCGGAGCGCGGCGTCTACCGCACGACCGACGGCGGCGCGACGTGGGAGAGGACGCTCTTCGTGGACGACGACACGGGCGCCATCGACCTGATCCTCGACCCGACGAACTCGGATCGCGTCTACGCCGCGACGTGGACCCGAAGCCGCCGCGCGTGGGACTTCCGCGAGGGCGGCCCCGGCTCGGCCATCTGGGCGAGCGACGACGGCGGCGCGACCTGGGAACGCCTGAGCGTCGAGGGCTCCGGCTTCCCGACCGGCGCGACGGTCGGGCGGATCGGTCTCGACGCCCACCCGAGCGGCGTGCTCTACGCCGTCGTCGACAACCAGGCGCGGCGGCCGGACGAGCCGGACGACGACGAGCCGGCCGTCACCCGTGACCGCCTCCGCACGATCTCGCGGGCCGACTTCCTCGAGCTGGCCGAGGAGGACCTCAACGCGTTCCTCGACGCCAACAACGTCCCCTACAGCTACACCGCCGAGTCGATCCTCGAGGACGTCCGCGATGGCCGTCTCGACCCGGCCGACCTCATCGCGTTCCTGGAGGACGCCAACGCCCAGCTCTTCGACACGCCTGTGATCGGGGCCGAGGTCTACCGCTCCGACGACGGCGGCCGGAGCTGGACCCGGACGCACGAGGACACGCTCGACGACCTGTTCTACTCGTACGGCTACTACTTCGCCATCGTCCGCGTCGACCCGGCCGACGCCGACCGCGTCTACGTCCTGGGCGTCCCGCTCGTGGCGAGCGTCGACGGCGGCGCGACGTGGGAGCGCGCCGACGCCGAGCACGTCCACGTCGACCACCACGACCTCTGGTTCGACCCCGAGCGGCCCGGGTTCGCGCTGTCTGGCAACGACGGCGGCCTCAACCTGACCTACGACGGCGGCGCGACGTGGACGAAGCTCAACCGTCCGGCCGTCGGCCAGTTCTACACCGTCCAGGTCGACGACGCCGAGCCGTACAACGTCTACGGCGGGCTCCAGGACAACGGCGTGTGGGTCGGCCCGAGCACCTACGAGCCGTCGCCCGAGTGGCGGGCCGAGGGCGACTACCCGTACCGCCGGCTGTTCGGCGGCGACGGGATGCAGGTCCAGGTCGACGAGCGCGACGGGACGGTCTACACCGGCCTCCAGTTCGGCAACTACGTCCGCACGACGCGCGACGGCGGCCCCATCGAGCGGACCGTGCCGGAGCACGAGCTCGGCGAGCGGCCGTTCCGGTTCAACTGGCAGGCGCCGATCTGGCTCAGCCGCCATCTCCCGGATGTCCTCTACATGGGCTCGGACAAGGTCCACCGCTCGCTCGACCGCGGCGAGACGTGGGAGGCGCTCTCCGAGGATCTCACCGGCGGCGGCCGGCCCGGGGACGTGCCGTACGGGACGCTCACGAGCCTCCACGAGTCGCCGTTCGAGTTCGGCCTGCTGGCGGCCGGCACCGACGACGGCCACGTCTGGGTGACGGAGGACGGCGGCCGGACGTGGCGCGACCGCTCGGCCGGCCTGCCCGAGGATCTGTGGGTAAGCCGCGTCGAGCTCTCCGGCCACGAGACGCGCCGGCTCCTCGTCGCGCTCAACGGTTACCGCTGGGACCACTTCGACAGCTACGTCTACCGCTCCGACGACCTCGGGCGGACGTGGGAGCGGATCGGCCTCGACCTGCCCGCCGAGCCGGTCAACGTGGCGAAGGAGGACCCGCACAACCCGGACGTCCTCTACGTCGGAACCGACGGCGGGCTCTACGTCTCGCTCGACGGCGGCCAGTCGTTCTCGGCCTTCCACGGCCAGCGCGCCCGCCTCGGCACCGAGGTGGAGGAGGCCGGGCCGTTCGACGAGGTCGAGGAAGGCTCGCGGTTGCCGTACGTGCCGGTCCACGACCTCGTGGTGCAGGCGCGCGAGCGCGACCTCGCCGTCGGCACGCACGGCCGGTCGCTGTGGATCGCTGACGTGGGCCTCGTGAGCCGGCTCACGGCCGACGTGATGGCGCGGACGCTCCACGTCTTCCCGCCCGACACGCTGGAGCATCAGTCCAACTGGGGCGAGCGTGGCTACACCTGGTCCGACCCGAGCGAGCCGTCCGTCGATGTCGGGTACTGGACGACGGCGGCGGGCACGGCCCGCGTCCGCGTGCTCGACGCCGACGGCGGGGTCGTCCGCCAGTGGGACGACGCGGCGGAGCCCGGCCTCAACCTGATGGCCTACAACCTCGTCTCGGACGAGGCCCTCGAAGACGACGCCGAGGCGGGCGAAGACACAGGCGCCTTCTACCTCGTGCCGGGCACGTACACGGTCGAGGTGTCCGTCGGCGGCGCGACGGCAACGGCGCCGCTCGTCGTCGAGCCCGGCCCCGAGCTACGGAGCCGAGCGCGGAAGAAGATGCCGTAG
- a CDS encoding hydroxymethylglutaryl-CoA reductase, with product MKIPSLVLRQLYTNGSLTPTDGGLAFSLKNRLTDAKLTGLQSVSVDGREVSADQLSLSLDDGTTLPASEVSSSNPVAFPLRKVVTVNVPGVTPGEGVHEIRLRFAIEGMGDLSFKVKDSVQPDRPNRVTVPRDAQDDYAEAAIHERQEFVEAYTGKAFEHVKSYSFDPHVAAGNVESFIGVAQVPIGVAGPLKVNGEHAQGEFLVPLATAEGTLVASYNRGMKVLNLSGGVKCTVSDDAMQRAPVFIFEDARAARDFRGWLDENFAEIAAQAESTTSIGKLQYIDTYLSNHFAFCRFNFSTGDAAGQNMVGRATFAACSWILERNDTIRRFFLESNFATDKKASMVNIMKTRGKRVTAECLIKGDVLREVMRVEPKGLAYHWGVAAGVGSVLSGANNNGLHSPNGITAMFIATGQDVANVSESSAAILYAEHTDDDDLMLSITIPSLIVATYGGGTGLATQRECLEMLGCYGRDKVRKLAEIIAGVVLAGEISLASAISANDWVSSHEKFGRNR from the coding sequence ATGAAGATCCCCTCGCTCGTCCTCCGCCAGCTCTACACCAACGGGAGCCTCACGCCCACGGACGGGGGCCTCGCCTTCAGCCTCAAGAACCGGCTCACCGACGCCAAGCTGACCGGCCTCCAGAGCGTGTCCGTCGACGGGCGCGAGGTCTCGGCCGACCAGCTCTCGCTGTCGCTCGACGACGGGACGACCCTGCCGGCCTCGGAGGTCTCGTCGTCGAACCCGGTCGCGTTCCCGCTCCGGAAGGTGGTCACCGTGAACGTGCCCGGCGTGACGCCCGGGGAGGGCGTCCACGAGATCCGACTCCGGTTCGCCATCGAGGGGATGGGCGACCTGTCGTTCAAGGTCAAGGACTCGGTCCAGCCCGACCGCCCGAACCGCGTGACGGTCCCGCGCGACGCCCAGGACGACTACGCCGAGGCCGCCATCCACGAGCGCCAGGAGTTCGTGGAGGCGTACACCGGCAAGGCGTTCGAGCACGTCAAGTCGTACTCGTTCGACCCGCACGTGGCGGCCGGCAACGTCGAGAGCTTCATCGGCGTGGCCCAGGTCCCGATCGGCGTGGCCGGGCCGCTGAAGGTGAACGGGGAGCACGCGCAGGGCGAGTTCCTCGTGCCGCTCGCGACGGCCGAGGGAACGCTGGTCGCGAGCTACAACCGCGGGATGAAGGTGCTCAACCTGTCGGGCGGCGTGAAGTGCACGGTCTCCGATGACGCGATGCAGCGGGCGCCCGTCTTCATCTTCGAGGACGCCCGCGCGGCCCGCGACTTCCGCGGCTGGCTCGACGAGAACTTCGCCGAGATCGCGGCCCAGGCCGAGTCCACGACGTCGATCGGCAAGCTCCAGTACATCGACACGTACCTCTCGAACCACTTCGCCTTCTGCCGCTTCAACTTCTCGACGGGCGACGCGGCCGGGCAGAACATGGTCGGGCGGGCCACCTTCGCCGCGTGCTCCTGGATCCTGGAGCGGAACGACACCATCCGGCGGTTCTTCCTCGAGTCGAACTTCGCGACCGACAAGAAGGCCTCGATGGTCAACATCATGAAGACACGCGGCAAGCGGGTCACGGCCGAGTGCCTCATCAAGGGCGACGTGCTCCGCGAGGTCATGCGCGTCGAGCCGAAGGGGCTGGCCTACCACTGGGGCGTCGCGGCCGGCGTCGGGAGCGTGCTCTCGGGCGCCAACAACAACGGGCTCCACTCGCCCAACGGCATCACGGCCATGTTCATCGCGACCGGCCAGGACGTCGCGAACGTCTCCGAGTCGTCGGCGGCCATCCTCTACGCCGAGCACACGGACGACGACGACCTCATGCTGTCGATCACGATCCCCAGCCTCATCGTGGCGACGTACGGCGGCGGGACCGGCCTCGCCACGCAGCGCGAGTGCCTGGAGATGCTCGGGTGCTACGGCCGCGACAAGGTCCGGAAGCTGGCCGAGATCATCGCCGGCGTCGTGCTGGCCGGTGAGATCAGCCTGGCCTCGGCGATCTCGGCCAACGACTGGGTGTCGAGCCACGAGAAGTTCGGCCGGAACCGCTAG
- a CDS encoding DUF1232 domain-containing protein has product MASSSDRSTARRGLRLVREDAEELADHPSRLRAVIRRAQSQLREDRSRIGSLRADVPRLVRLAGAVAKGEYRHLPWKSIVFVAAGLLYFVTPADLIPDFILGTGFLDDAVVVAYIMKAIRDDLARFEDWELTNAPADPETLNPPY; this is encoded by the coding sequence GTGGCCTCTTCTTCCGACCGCTCCACCGCCCGCCGCGGCCTCCGCCTCGTCCGCGAGGACGCCGAGGAGCTCGCCGACCACCCAAGCCGGCTCCGCGCCGTCATCCGCCGCGCGCAGTCCCAGCTCCGGGAAGACCGTAGCCGGATCGGCTCGCTCCGCGCCGACGTCCCCCGCCTCGTCCGCCTCGCCGGCGCGGTCGCCAAGGGCGAGTACCGGCACCTCCCGTGGAAGAGCATCGTGTTCGTCGCGGCCGGCCTGCTCTACTTCGTGACCCCCGCCGACCTGATCCCGGACTTCATCCTCGGAACGGGCTTCTTGGACGACGCCGTCGTCGTCGCGTACATCATGAAGGCCATCCGCGACGACCTCGCCCGGTTCGAGGACTGGGAGCTCACGAACGCCCCGGCCGACCCGGAGACGCTCAACCCGCCGTACTAG
- a CDS encoding endonuclease III domain-containing protein has product MDLFDPPPDSPEAAAEPTGRRSQADRLRVKALRIHEILCEAYGCPVPYFSDKGPLSELVSALLSHRTKNADSGRAYTQLRERFPTWEAVRDAPAEEVEEAIAPCTWPEQKAPRIQAVLRAITEAPEVDGLGLDELADWPADDARRWLQAFKGVGPKTSAAVLLFSRLRVPALPVDSHHHRVAQRLGLIPMSMAVGPSHDALAALVPGDWDAQRVYDHHEALMLHGQKCCYYRRPACSRCPVYDLCVWEGKGAPPPDAETS; this is encoded by the coding sequence ATGGACCTGTTCGACCCGCCCCCCGACTCGCCCGAGGCCGCCGCCGAACCGACAGGTCGACGCAGTCAGGCCGACCGCCTCCGCGTCAAGGCGCTCCGCATCCACGAGATCCTGTGCGAGGCCTACGGCTGCCCCGTCCCCTACTTCTCCGATAAGGGCCCGCTGAGCGAATTGGTCTCGGCCCTCCTCTCGCACCGGACCAAGAACGCCGACAGCGGCCGCGCCTACACCCAGCTCCGCGAGCGCTTCCCGACGTGGGAGGCCGTCCGCGACGCGCCGGCCGAGGAGGTGGAGGAGGCCATCGCGCCCTGCACGTGGCCCGAGCAGAAGGCGCCGCGCATCCAGGCCGTCCTCCGCGCGATCACCGAGGCGCCCGAGGTCGACGGCCTCGGCCTCGACGAGTTGGCGGACTGGCCGGCCGACGACGCCCGCCGCTGGCTCCAGGCGTTCAAGGGCGTCGGACCCAAGACGAGCGCGGCCGTGCTCCTCTTCAGCCGGCTCCGGGTCCCCGCGCTGCCCGTCGACAGCCACCACCACCGCGTGGCCCAGCGGCTCGGGCTGATTCCGATGTCGATGGCGGTCGGCCCCAGCCACGACGCCCTCGCGGCCCTCGTCCCGGGCGACTGGGACGCGCAGCGGGTCTACGACCACCACGAGGCGCTCATGCTCCACGGGCAGAAGTGCTGCTACTACCGGCGCCCCGCCTGCTCCCGCTGCCCGGTCTACGACCTCTGCGTGTGGGAGGGGAAGGGGGCGCCTCCGCCCGACGCGGAGACGAGCTGA